DNA sequence from the Candidatus Sericytochromatia bacterium genome:
CTCGAAACGGCCTCCCCCGCGATGCCCCAGGTCGACGTGGCTCTCGAGTCCGAGACGGAGCAGGTTGTCTCGACCGCCGCTCCGGAGGCCCGCCCCGAGACGGTCGGCCTGAATGCGCCCTCCGGCGACAAGGCCCTGGGGGACACCACCCGGACGGGGGCCGCGCCCGCGGCGCCTCAGACCCCGGTCCGGGCCGAGGAGGTGCTGCCTCAGATCTTGAAGCAGGCCGAATTGATGAAGGCCCAGCAGCAAAATACGCTCAAGCTCCAGCTCTACCCCGAGCATCTGGGCAAGCTTGAGATCAAGGTGGTATCCCATCAAGGGGTATTGAGTGCGCAGTTGACCGCCGACTCCACCCAGGTCAAGGGCTTGCTCGAAAACCAGGTGGTGGCGCTGCAACGCAGCCTCCAGGAACTGGGCCTGAAGGTCGACCGCGTCGAGGTCGCGCTGAACAGCGCAGGCTTGGGCGGCTTTGACATGGGCAGTTCCCCCTTCGCTGACCAGCAGCAACAGCAGCAGGGCCAGCGAACGGCCTCAGGGGGGCGCCAGGTGAATGACTACGGCACCTGGAACGGCAACGACGAGACCCTGGCGGAACTGGTGGCCACGCCTGGCGACCGGGCGCAAGGCATCGACTTCGTCGCGTGAGGGGGGGGGCCGCTCGAGCGGCCCTGCCCATTCAAGTCGACGGCACGCTTGGCCGACTATTGAACTGACAGCGCCGTGCGCGCTCGGTTCCGGTCAGCCCGGCAGAAAGGAACGCCACAATGGCCAATGACACTGCCCTGGTGGGCACCCTGAAGGACCTGATGGGCCAGGCTGAGACCCGCAGCAAGGCCAAGGCGGTCAGCAAAGAACTCGGCAAGGATGCCTTTCTGAACTTGCTGGTCGCGCAGCTCAAAAACCAGGATCCACTCAAGCCGATGGAAGACCAGCAGTTCATCGCGGAGATGGCGCAGTTTTCTTCCTTGGAACAGATGCAGAACCTCAACAAGCTGATGGCCAGCCAAT
Encoded proteins:
- the flgD gene encoding flagellar hook assembly protein FlgD, with the translated sequence MANDTALVGTLKDLMGQAETRSKAKAVSKELGKDAFLNLLVAQLKNQDPLKPMEDQQFIAEMAQFSSLEQMQNLNKLMASQSQFSALSQASGLIGKEVKLVSPEADGKVVTGVVSEVRQIEGAVKLVVNGQAYDTSWISTVAQPGAQPPAPAAPKG